One part of the Hydrogenobacter sp. genome encodes these proteins:
- a CDS encoding helix-turn-helix domain-containing protein, translated as MLKAYKYRIYPTKSQRQIIEKAFGCVRFYWNNALEIKLKALERGEK; from the coding sequence ATGCTTAAAGCTTATAAGTATCGCATATATCCGACAAAGAGCCAGAGACAGATTATAGAAAAGGCCTTTGGCTGTGTCAGGTTCTACTGGAACAATGCTCTGGAAATCAAGCTAAAAGCCTTAGAAAGAGGGGAGAAG